Proteins found in one Pseudorasbora parva isolate DD20220531a chromosome 11, ASM2467924v1, whole genome shotgun sequence genomic segment:
- the LOC137093075 gene encoding nuclear factor 7, brain-like, translating into MDSKSAEELSCPICLEIFKVPVFLSCTHSICKECLQQFWKTQETQECPVCRRRSSKEDPPVNLTLKNLCESLIKERNERRSSESEEICSLHSEKLKLFCLEDKQPVCLVCRDSEKHTKHTFRPISEVVSSHKEEFNTALTSLQNKLKHGEEIKGECDKTIQHIESQAEHTERQIKAEFEKLHQFLRDEEEATITALREEEEQKKQRMKEKLEEMNTHISALSHTIRDMEEMMKANDVSFLKNFNASMERVQIPQPDPRMSSGALIDVSRYLGNLRSRVWKKMLETVQHTPLTLDPNTAHPRLTLSSDLTSVCVSVSNEDKTLPDNPERFDSYPCVLGSEGFNSGTHCWDVEVGDNTGWSLGITTASNQRKGLDFFDSNVWRVWHWNSEYFSQSPDKPFTVFPVKVNPQRVRVQLDYDRGKVSFSDPVTNTHLLTFRTSFTETVFPILGNQCTTSPLRILPDKLIITAKNHS; encoded by the exons ATGGATTCAAAATCTGCTGAAGAGCTTTCTTGTCCTATTTGCCTTGAAATCTTCAAGGTTCCTGTTTTTCTGTCCTGTACTCACAGTATTTGTAAAGAGTGTCTGCAACAGTTCTGGAAAACTCAGGAAACTCAGGAGTGTCCCGTCTGCAGGAGAAGATCCTCAAAAGAAGATCCTCCAGTTAATCTCACATTAAAAAACTTGTGTGAATCATTGATAAAGGAGAGAAATGAGAGGCGTTCATCAGAGTCTGAGGAGATCTGCAGTTTACACAGTGAGAAACTCAAACTCTTCTGTCTGGAGGACAAACAGCCTGTGTGTTTAGTGTGCAGAGACTCAGAGaaacacaccaaacacacaTTCAGACCCATCAGTGAAGTGGTTTCATCTCACAAG GAGGAATTTAATACAGCGCTGACGTCCTTACAAAACAAGCTCAAACATGGAGAAGAAATTAAAGGAGAGTGTGATAAAACAATCCAACACATCGAG TCTCAAGCTGAGCACACAGAGCGTCAGATTAAAGCAGAGTTTGAGAAGCTTCATCAGTTTCTCAGAGACGAAGAAGAAGCTACAATCACTGCACTGAGGGAGGAAGAGGAGCAGAAGAAGCAGAGGATGAAGGAGAAGCTGGAggagatgaacacacacatctcagctctttcacacacaatcaGAGACATGGAGGAGATGATGAAAGCCAATGACGTCTCGTTTCTAAAG AACTTTAACGCCTCAATGGAAAG AGTCCAGATCCCACAGCCGGATCCACGGATGAGTTCTGGAGCTTTGATTGATGTGTCCCGTTATCTGGGTAACCTGCGGTCCAGAGTCTGGAAGAAGATGCTGGAAACTGTCCAACACA CTCCGTTGACTCTTGatccaaacacagcacatcctcGTCTCACACTCTCATCTGATctgaccagtgtgtgtgtgtcagtcagtAATGAAGATAAAACACTTCCTGATAATCCAGAGAGGTTTGACTCGTATCCATGTGTCCTGGGATCTGAGGGCTTTAACTCAGGAACACACTGCTGGGATGTGGAGGTCGGTGACAATACAGGCTGGAGTCTTGGAATAACCACAGCATCAAACCAGAGGAAGGGACTGGATTTCTTTGACTCTAATGTCTGGCGTGTGTGGCACTGGAACAGCGAATACTTCTCTCAATCCCCAGATAAACCCTTCACTGTCTTTCCTGTTAAAGTGAATCCTCAGCGTGTGAGAGTTCAGCTGGACTATGACAGAGGAAAAGTGTCATTCTCTGATCCTGTaactaacacacatttactcacaTTCAGGACGTCCTTCACTGAGACTGTCTTTCCAATCTTAGGTAATCAATGCACAACTTCCCCTCTGAGGATCTTACCAGATAAACTGATTATTACAGCAAAAAATCACAGTTAA